One Deltaproteobacteria bacterium DNA segment encodes these proteins:
- the mraY gene encoding phospho-N-acetylmuramoyl-pentapeptide-transferase has product MFPKDAIPLILTSALAVFVVTVLAGLIGIPLIKKRTAAQPIRHNGPQSHQAKTGTPTFGGLFFLLPLVSLALILPWIRKELTQLSVIVLFVAVFGAIGLADDFVKVNVSRKGLSVKQKTVLIGFASLAAAVYFLWLAPHPPFILMPFSARLVEVTGAWKILYLLVLVPFLFYMSNSVNITDGVDGLLSSLMAIASVGLMAVGILLYSMIPGALAVVVLEASVAAGCLGFLVFNRHPAKIFMGDTGSQALGIAFTLMTLMAGVPYLALITGFVFFFEGFSVVLQVIYFKSTGGKRIFKMSPIHHHFELTGWSETKVVFTFSLVGLLFAALGFFAMSGPLWGGG; this is encoded by the coding sequence TGTTGTGACTGTATTGGCGGGCTTGATCGGAATTCCTCTGATCAAGAAAAGAACAGCGGCCCAGCCCATCCGGCATAACGGGCCCCAATCACACCAGGCCAAGACCGGAACGCCCACCTTCGGCGGTCTGTTTTTTCTTCTTCCTTTGGTCAGCCTGGCCTTGATTCTTCCCTGGATCAGAAAGGAATTAACACAGTTATCCGTCATAGTCCTGTTTGTGGCGGTATTCGGCGCGATTGGTCTGGCCGATGACTTCGTCAAAGTCAATGTGAGCCGCAAGGGCCTCAGTGTCAAACAAAAGACGGTGCTGATCGGCTTCGCGTCACTGGCGGCAGCCGTCTATTTTCTTTGGTTAGCCCCTCATCCGCCCTTCATCCTCATGCCCTTCTCCGCCCGGTTGGTTGAGGTCACGGGAGCCTGGAAAATCCTCTATCTGCTTGTTCTGGTTCCTTTTCTGTTTTACATGAGTAACTCCGTCAACATCACGGACGGAGTGGATGGCTTGCTCTCCAGCCTGATGGCAATCGCCTCGGTGGGTTTGATGGCTGTCGGAATTCTTCTTTATTCAATGATACCGGGAGCTTTGGCGGTGGTTGTTTTGGAGGCTTCTGTCGCTGCGGGCTGTCTTGGATTTCTGGTGTTTAACCGCCATCCCGCGAAAATATTCATGGGTGACACGGGGTCGCAGGCGCTGGGAATCGCCTTCACGCTGATGACGCTGATGGCGGGCGTGCCCTATCTGGCACTGATCACGGGTTTCGTCTTCTTTTTTGAAGGTTTCTCGGTGGTTTTACAGGTTATATATTTCAAGTCGACGGGTGGGAAACGAATTTTTAAAATGTCGCCCATTCATCATCACTTTGAACTGACGGGCTGGTCCGAAACCAAGGTTGTATTCACTTTTAGTCTGGTGGGTCTCCTTTTCGCGGCGCTGGGTTTCTTTGCCATGTCAGGCCCACTGTGGGGAGGCGGTTGA
- a CDS encoding FtsW/RodA/SpoVE family cell cycle protein — translation MSGQSGRLASRGDLTLTHKDVTGSHRHMSLAFFLVWLVLICYGLLMMFSASYGVSFIQSSSEMRNQLGADPSSPVRAVLEADATAMARKQLYLTLAGTLIAVLLGAFTSFRQLTRPAFRTLLYVFVTASLFYCMWKGMTINGARRWIDLGFVSFQPSELAKIGAVFFLAGYFSQRQRKRRANEAVKAGGGPGQSLFRQAFFDVTLPAILIAVWIVLTLIQPHLSGALIIGLISVLIFILADIPIKSRLTGLFQLVVLVLIFAFIAGAAFQLITKQSSIEYVNDRFAHVFKRVGTFQDREAASLDDRMQIEQAEIALGSGGLSGKGLGKSVQKLNWLSEAHNDFILPVIGEELGFIGVAAIILLFLSFLIFGILIARRAASQMAMLVAAGNTILVAVQAFLNMAVSVSLVPTTGISLPFFSYGGTANLFFALASGLVLCVSKSAVRQDPALVGIVGKKKQLRGKKAASKDQVDEEDRIGYAV, via the coding sequence ATGTCCGGGCAGTCAGGACGTTTGGCAAGCAGGGGGGATCTCACTCTCACCCACAAGGATGTGACCGGATCACACCGTCACATGTCCCTTGCCTTTTTCCTGGTCTGGCTGGTCCTTATCTGTTATGGCCTGCTCATGATGTTCAGCGCCAGTTATGGTGTCAGCTTCATCCAGTCAAGCAGCGAAATGAGAAACCAGCTGGGAGCTGATCCGTCGTCTCCTGTACGCGCGGTTCTTGAGGCTGACGCGACCGCCATGGCGCGCAAGCAACTCTACCTGACTTTGGCAGGAACCTTGATTGCCGTCCTGCTGGGTGCCTTTACCAGCTTCCGTCAATTGACACGACCGGCCTTCCGTACACTCTTATACGTTTTTGTGACCGCCAGCTTATTTTATTGCATGTGGAAAGGGATGACCATCAATGGCGCCCGTCGCTGGATTGATCTCGGCTTTGTCAGCTTCCAGCCATCTGAACTGGCCAAGATCGGCGCTGTGTTTTTTCTGGCAGGGTATTTTTCACAACGACAAAGAAAGCGCAGGGCAAATGAAGCGGTGAAGGCGGGTGGGGGACCGGGACAATCGCTTTTCCGGCAGGCATTTTTTGACGTCACCCTGCCGGCGATCCTGATCGCGGTCTGGATCGTCCTGACCTTGATCCAACCACATCTGTCAGGCGCTTTGATTATCGGCCTGATCAGCGTCCTGATCTTTATCCTGGCGGATATTCCGATCAAATCGAGACTCACCGGTCTTTTTCAACTGGTGGTACTGGTTCTGATTTTCGCCTTCATCGCGGGGGCGGCATTTCAACTGATCACCAAACAATCGTCGATCGAATACGTCAACGACCGCTTCGCGCACGTCTTTAAGCGGGTCGGTACCTTCCAGGACAGGGAGGCCGCCAGCCTGGATGACAGGATGCAGATCGAGCAGGCGGAGATCGCCCTGGGATCAGGCGGGCTTTCGGGCAAAGGTTTGGGCAAAAGCGTCCAGAAGTTGAACTGGCTGTCGGAGGCACACAATGACTTCATCCTCCCTGTAATCGGTGAAGAGCTGGGCTTCATTGGCGTCGCGGCCATTATTCTCCTCTTCTTGTCTTTCTTGATTTTCGGCATTCTGATCGCCAGACGGGCGGCAAGCCAGATGGCCATGTTGGTGGCGGCGGGAAACACAATTCTGGTTGCGGTCCAGGCGTTTCTGAATATGGCCGTTTCCGTGAGCCTGGTTCCTACAACCGGGATCTCACTGCCCTTTTTCAGTTACGGGGGGACCGCCAATCTCTTTTTCGCCCTGGCTTCAGGACTGGTTCTTTGTGTTTCCAAGTCGGCAGTCCGGCAGGATCCCGCCCTGGTCGGAATCGTTGGCAAAAAGAAACAGCTTCGCGGGAAGAAAGCAGCTTCCAAAGATCAAGTTGATGAAGAAGACCGCATAGGGTACGCTGTATGA